In Perca fluviatilis chromosome 11, GENO_Pfluv_1.0, whole genome shotgun sequence, the following proteins share a genomic window:
- the LOC120567931 gene encoding microfibril-associated glycoprotein 4-like isoform X2 has protein sequence MTMKLVSVFLVLLAPLLTSCLPLILPGDCSDIYHNDNSRPSGVYTIYPIGATSAVQVYCDMVSEGGRWTVFQRRMDGTVNFYRGWDQYKTGFGIAAGEYWLGLESLYHLTLRRKYELMVDMEDFKGNKVFARYSSFSIDPESYGYKLHVSGFINGGAGDSLISRHNGQKFSTFDKDQDPWGGNCARLHMGAFWHGVCHYTNPNGIYLWGADSTVFAVSVSWWSWKGHDYSLKSISMKIRPVQ, from the exons ATGACCATGAAG ctggtTTCAGTCTTCCTCGTCTTGCTGGCTCCACTGTTGACCAGCTGCCTGCCGCTCATTCTGCCGGGAGACTGCAGTGACATTTACCACAATGACAACAGCCGACCCAGTGGAGTGTACACCATCTATCCCATCGGAGCCACGTCTGCTGTCCAG gtgtactgTGACATGGTCTCAGAAGGAGGACGGTGGACG GTGTTCCAGAGGAGGATGGACGGCACAGTGAACTTCTACAGGGGCTGGGATCAATACAAGACTGGCTTTGGTATCGCTGCTGGAGAGTACTGGCTCG GTCTGGAGTCTCTCTACCACCTGACTCTGAGGAGAAAGTACGAGCTGATGGTCGATATGGAGGACTTTAAAGGAAACAAagtgtttgctcgttactcCTCATTCTCCATCGACCCAGAGTCCTACGGATACAAACTGCATGTTTCTGGATTCATTAATGGAGGAGCAG gAGACTCCCTGATCAGTCGTCACAACGGACAGAAGTTCTCCACCTTCGACAAAGACCAGGACCCCTGGGGAGGGAACTGTGCCAGATTACACATGGGGGCGTTCTGGCACGGCGTCTGTCACTATACAAATCCAAACGGTATCTATCTTTGGGGGGCTGACAGCACTGTCTTTGCTGTTTCAGTGAGTTGGTGGAGTTGGAAAGGTCATGACTACTCCCTGAAGAGCATCAGCATGAAGATCCGTCCTGTGCAGTAG
- the LOC120567931 gene encoding microfibril-associated glycoprotein 4-like isoform X1, which produces MTIKLVSVFLVLLAPLLTSCLPLILPGDCSDIYHNDNSRPSGVYTIYPIGATSAVQVYCDMVSEGGRWTVFQRRMDGTVNFYRGWDQYKTGFGIAAGEYWLGLESLYHLTLRRKYELMVDMEDFKGNKVFARYSSFSIDPESYGYKLHVSGFINGGAGDSLISRHNGQKFSTFDKDQDPWGGNCARLHMGAFWHGVCHYTNPNGIYLWGADSTVFAVSVSWWSWKGHDYSLKSISMKIRPVQ; this is translated from the exons ATGACCATAAAG ctggtTTCAGTCTTCCTCGTCTTGCTGGCTCCACTGTTGACCAGCTGCCTGCCGCTCATTCTGCCGGGAGACTGCAGTGACATTTACCACAATGACAACAGCCGACCCAGTGGAGTGTACACCATCTATCCCATCGGAGCCACGTCTGCTGTCCAG gtgtactgTGACATGGTCTCAGAAGGAGGACGGTGGACG GTGTTCCAGAGGAGGATGGACGGCACAGTGAACTTCTACAGGGGCTGGGATCAATACAAGACTGGCTTTGGTATCGCTGCTGGAGAGTACTGGCTCG GTCTGGAGTCTCTCTACCACCTGACTCTGAGGAGAAAGTACGAGCTGATGGTCGATATGGAGGACTTTAAAGGAAACAAagtgtttgctcgttactcCTCATTCTCCATCGACCCAGAGTCCTACGGATACAAACTGCATGTTTCTGGATTCATTAATGGAGGAGCAG gAGACTCCCTGATCAGTCGTCACAACGGACAGAAGTTCTCCACCTTCGACAAAGACCAGGACCCCTGGGGAGGGAACTGTGCCAGATTACACATGGGGGCGTTCTGGCACGGCGTCTGTCACTATACAAATCCAAACGGTATCTATCTTTGGGGGGCTGACAGCACTGTCTTTGCTGTTTCAGTGAGTTGGTGGAGTTGGAAAGGTCATGACTACTCCCTGAAGAGCATCAGCATGAAGATCCGTCCTGTGCAGTAG